GCCACGCCGAAACCGGCAAGGCGGTGATGGCGTTGCAGCGGCTCGCCCTCTATCCGCCCGAGGCGATGTTCGCCCATCCGGCACCGCCTTCGGACATCGTGCGCGGCGCGATCCTGCTGCGCGCGGCCGTGTCCGAGATCGAACGCCGCGCCGCCGATATCCGCACCGATCTCGATGAAGTGCGCGCGTCCAAGGCGGAAGCGGCGCGGGTCCTCGCCCGCCATGCCGCGGCCAAGGCCAAGCTCGACCAGGAACGCCGTGCGTTGGAGGAAACATTGGTGCGCCGGTCGGCGCTGGCGCAGGAAGCGTTGGCCGAGACCAAGGCGTTGGAGCGTCGCCTCGCCCAATTCGCGGCCGAGGCGAAGGGCCTGAACGAATTGCTGGAGCGCCTTGAGGCGGAAAAGGCACGCCGGCGGACCGAGACCGCGGCTGCGGCGCGGCCGCGGTCCCCGGCGACGTCGCTCACGCCGTCGACCACCCCGTTCGCCCGCTCGCGCGGGCAGCTGCCGACGCCGGTGGTCGGCCAGGTGGTGATCCGCTACGGGCAAGCGGCGGCGACGGGGCTCACGCACCGCGGCGTCACCTTTGAAACCCAGGCCGGAGCGACCGTAGTCGCGCCGTTCGCGGGGTACGTCGTATTCGCCGACGTATTCCGCGGTTACGGCCAACTCTTGATCCTCGATCACGGCGACGGGTATCATACGCTTCTCGCGGGGCTTTCCCGCATCGACGGCGTTCCCGGCCTGTGGGTGGAGACGGGCGAACCGGTCGGCGTCATGGGCGAAGGCGACAAGGGCCTTCCCCGCCTCTACGTGGAAATTCGCCGCGGCGGGCAACCTTTCGACCCTCTGCCCTGGCTCGCGGCCAACAACGGCAAGGTGAGCGGATGAACAAGACAACCTTCGCGGCGTTCGCGCTGGCATCATGGACGATCGGGTCGGCGTGGGCTCTTCCGGCGGTAGCCGAAGAACCCAAGAACACCCCGGAGACCTACCGGCTGCTCAATTTGTTCGGCGACGTGTTCGAGCGCGCGCGCGCCGATTATGTCGATGCGACCACCGACGAACAGATGATCGAGGCCGCCATTTCGGGCATGTTGAGCGCGCTTGATCCCCACTCGAGCTACCTCAACGCCAAGAGCTTCCGCGAAATGCAGGTCCAGACCCGCGGCCAGTTCGGCGGGCTCGGCATTCAGGTGACGATGGAAAATGGCTTGGTCAAGGTCATTTCGCCGATCGACGATACGCCGGCGGCGCGCGCCGGGATCGAACCCAACGACATCATCACCCACCTCGACAAGGAGCCGGTGCAGGGCCTGACCCTGGAGCAGGCGGTGGAAAAGATGCGCGGCAAGATCGGGACCGACATTCGGCTCACCGTCCGTCGCGGCACGCGCGACCCATTCGATGTTACGCTGACCCGCGCCGTCATCCAGGTCGATTCGGTACGCGCGCGGCTGGAAGGGAACATCGGCGTCATCCGCATCTCGTCGTTCAACGAACAAACCGACAAGAGCCTGCTCAAGGCGATCGAAAAGCTGCGCGCGGACGCCAAGCCGTTGCAGGGCGTGGTGCTCGATCTCCGCAACAATCCCGGCGGCTTGCTCGACCAAGCGGTCGCGGTTTCCGACGCGTTTCTCGACAAGGGGGAAATCGTTTCCACCCGCGCGCGCAAGGCCGAGGACATTCAGCGCTACAACGCCAAGCCGGGCGACGTGCTCGGCGGCTTGCCGATGGTGGTGCTGATCAACAGCGGCTCGGCCTCGGCGTCGGAAATCGTCGCCGGCGCGTTGCAGGATCACAAGCGCGCGATCCTCATGGGCACCAAGTCGTTCGGCAAGGGATCGGTGCAGTCGATCATCCCGCTCGCCGGGCACGGCGCCATGCGGCTTACGACCGCGCGCTACTACACGCCGTCGGGACGCTCGATCCAGGCGAAGGGGATCGAGCCCGACATCGAGGTGAAACAGGCGCGCATCGAGGAAACGCAAGCGCCCGCCCGTCGCGGCGAGGCCGATTTGCGCGGCGCCCTCGACGCTCCCAAGCCGGAGGAGAAGCCGGCCGACGGCAAGGCGCCCGAATCCAAGCCGGAATCGAAGCCGAGCGATCCCGCCCAGCCGGGACAAACGCCGGAGGCGCAGGATTACCAACTGCGCCGCGCGCTCGACCTGCTGCGCGGTCTGGCGTTGTTCGGCGCCGCGCCGACATCCGCGCCGGCGGCGGCACCGGTCAAGACTCGCTCCTAGGCCGCCCGACGGAGGATCGCGGACGTGGCCGCACCGCCCAAGGCGAAGCCCCGGCCTAAGCCCGAACCCGAACCGGAAGAGGACGAGGCCGACGGCGAAGAGAAGCCCAAGCGGCGCTTCGACTTCCGCGCGTTCGGACGCAAGGTTTTGGGCGCGAAGCTCGGCGGCAAGCTGTTCGGCCCGGCGCGGCCGGTGCCGTCGGAGGGCGAGGAGGAACCGGAGGAGGAACCGGACGAGCGCGAGGCCTCCGCCGACGAGGACGAGCTCGACGAAGACGGCGCCCCCAAGAAGAAAAAAAAGAAGGGCCTCACCGCCGTTTGGCGCGGGCTCGATAAGAAGAAGAAAATCGCCGTCGCCGGCGCGAGCGGTTTCCTGGTTTTGCTGATGGTCGCCGGCGGCACCTGGTGGGCGTTGACGCCAAAGCCGAAAGTGGAGGCGGCGCGGCCTCGCCTCGAGGTCGGCGCCCGGCTGCAATCCGCGCTCGCTCCGCCGTCCGCCGAGGAAGAAGCGCCAGCCGCGGCCAAGGGCAAGGCCGCGGCCAAGGGCGGCACGGGCGGTGGGTTGAACGTATTGGTGTCGCCGCAAGCGACCGGCGCGATGCTGGCCGTGCCGGCGGTCAACCAGGACGCCTTCGCGCGCATTCCCGACCGGCCGTCCGATCCGCCCTTGGTGCCGGCGCCCGACATCGCCTTGGTCGAGCAAGTTTCGGCGGGGTCGTTGCCCAGGATCGGCCGCGACGGCCGGCGACCGTGGCAGGTTTACGCCGGACCCGGTCCCGCGGCGGACGATGTGCGCCCGCGCATCGCCATCATCATCGGACGACTCGGCCTCAGTCGTCCGAGCGGAATCGAATCCATACGCCGTCTGCCCGGCGTCGTGACGCTCGCCTTCGATCCGACGGCCAAGGGCATTCCCGACTGGATATCCCGCTCCCGCCAGGCGGGCCACGAGGTGTTGCTCATCCAGCCGGTGCGTTCGGTCAAGTTTCCGATCGTCGACGAAGGGCCGGCGGCGTTGCAGGCGGCGCTGGCTCCGCCCGAAAATCTCAAGCGCCTTGAGCAGACGCTGACGCGCGGCGCGGGCTACATAGGCGTCATCACTACCCCGGAGGGTGATCTGGTTGTCCAGGAACAAGCGCTCCGTCCGGTGATGGAAGAACTGCACAAACGGGGCCTGATGATCGTGGATGGCGGCGGCACGCAAAACACCTTGGTGCCGAGGGTGGCGACCGCACTCGGCCAGCCGTCGGCCGTGGTCGATGTCATGATCGATGCCGAGCCGTCGCGCGCCGCCATCGATGCCAAGTTGGCCGAGTTGGAAACCATGGCCCGCGGCGGCAAGGCCGCGGTCGGGTTTGCGCAGGCGTATCCGGTAACCCTCGACCGGCTTGCCGCCTGGATCCCGACGCTCGCGGGCAAGGGGATCGCGCTGGTGCCCGTTTCGGCCGTCGCCGGGCGGCAGGTTCGCTGACCGTGGTGCGGACGAAAAAAAAGCGCCCTTATCGCAAGGGCGCGCGGGCGAATCTTCGCGCGCATCGGAAGGATCGCCCTTATCGCAAGGGCGTCGGCGCGGTTCTGTTCGACAAGCAGGGTCGCGTGCTGGTGGCCCGCCGCCTCGACACCAGGACCGCGGCTTGGCAGCTGCCGCAAGGCGGTCTCGACGCGGGCGAAAACCCGCGTCGCGCGGTGTTGCGCGAACTGGCCGAGGAAATCGGCACGTCGCGCGCCCGCATTATCGGCGAAATGCGCGGCTGGCTCGCTTACGATCTGCCGGCGCCGCTGGCGGCGCGTTCGTGGGGCGGCCGTTACCGGGGCCAAAAGCAGAAATGGTTCGCGCTCCGCTTCGAGGGAACCGACGCCGACATCCGGCTGGACGCCGGCGGCCATCCCGAGTTCGATGCCTGGAAGTGGATCGACCTTGAAAAACTGCCCGCGCGGATCGTCGCCTTCAAGCGCCCGCTCTACCGGGCATTGGTGGAGCAATTCCGCCGTTTCGCAAAACCGGCTAAGATCGTTCCGGCGCGGCCGAAAGCGAAACGCCGGAGCCGCACCCCGCCAAGGAGGCTCAGACGATGAAAGCAATCGCTCTCGCCACGTTTCTTGCCTTCGCGATCCTGACGCTGGCCGGCGCCGCCCGGGCCGAGAACGTCGACATTTTCAAGGGCGTCACCACGGCCAAGGTGGTGTGGGACGTGACCCAGGGCGACGAACGCCGGTTCAACAGTCAGGTCGCCCTGATCGGCCGGACAGCCGAATCCCTGAGGAAAAAAGGCATCACGCCCGACTTCGTCGTCACGATCCGCGGCCCGGCGACCAAGTTCGTGACCAAGACCCTGGACAAGACCAATTTCGAGAAGGACAAAGACAGCATCAAGAACATGGCCGGAGCGCAGGACACGATCCGGAAGCTGAGGGATGGCGGCGTGCCGGTCGCGGTCTGCGCCGAGGCCATGAAGGTCCAGAAGGTCGGACTCGACAACGTCCAACCGTTCGTTGTGGTCGCCGACAACGTCTGGGAAAACCTGATCGTGCTGCAGAACAAGGGCTATGCCTACATTCAGGTTGACTGAACGACGGGTTTCTCCCGATGCGGAGCGCGGCCGGCGATGAAGGCCGCGCTCGTCACCGGCGCCGGACGACGCATCGGCCGTGCCATCGCGCTCGCGTTGGCGGAAACGGGCTGGTCGATCGCGATCCATTACAATCGCTCGGCCAAGGACGCGGATGAAACCGCGGCCGCGATCGCGGCCCGGGGCGGCCGGGCGCAAACGGTTCAGGCCGATCTCGCCGACGAGGACGCGACTCAATCCCTGGTCGAACGCGCCGCGCGCGCGATCGGGCCCCTTACCCTGTTGGTCAACAACGCCTCGATTTTCGAAAACGACTTGTGGGACACGGTGACACGCGAATCCTGGAACCAGCACGTTCAAGTCAATTTGCGCGCGCCGTTCGTCCTGATTCAGGAATTCGCCCGCCGCCGCCCGCCGGGCATTCCCGCCAACGTCGTCAACCTGATCGACGAGCGGGTTTGGAATCCGACCCCGTATTTCGTCTCCTACACGGTGAGCAAGATGGGCTTATGGGGACTGACGCAGACCTTGGCGCTGGCGCTGGCGCCCGAGGTGCGCGTCAACGCCATCGGACCCGGTCCGACCTTGCAAAGCGCCCACCAGACGCCCGAACAATTTCGCCGTCAATGGTCTATGATGCCATTGCGTCGGCCGATCGAGGTCGATGAAATTTGCCGCGCGTTGCAGTTCATTCTTGACGCGCCGTCGATGACCGGGCAAATGATCGCTCTCGACGGCGGCCAGCATCTGGGCTGGGCGCAACCCGGAAACGCGACATCGCCGGTCGATTGACATCCCGCAACCGAACCCACGTAATCTTCCGGACACCGTGACCTCCGAAACCGCAAAAATCGTCCAACTGCCGCGCATTGCCGACGGGCGCGCCGGGGTGCGCCACGTGTTCGTGCGCGACCTCGTTCTGTTCGGATCGATCGGCGTCCACCGCCACGAACGGGAAGCGGAACAGCGCATCCGGGTCAATCTCGACCTCGCGGTTAGCGAGGGCGCCGAGCCGGTGAACGACAAGCTCAACAACGTCATTTGCTACGAAAAGATCGTCACCAAGGTCAAGGCGATCGTCGGTCGCGGTCACGTCAACCTGGTGGAAACGCTCGCCGAGGACATTGCCGCCATGTGTCTCGCCGATGCCCGCGTCCGATCGGTCCGGGTGCGGATCGAGAAACTGGACATCGTGCCCGATGCCCAAAGCGTCGGCGTCGAGATCGAGCGTTTCAACGTTCCCGTCTGACGGCCGTCTCCGGCCGGCGGCGCCGGTCCGTTCATGCACATGCCGCCGCCGGCGGGTGGAACGATCGTCGGGTGCCGAGCGGCGGCCAAATGGGCGATTTTCCGATCCTCGCCATCCTCTGGTTTCGCGTTTAATATTAAGGGGTTGACAAGAACCGGATGGGGGGGCGCGCGCCCGCGACCGGAGGGCTTCCCGCCCGTTGCCCGCTGATTTTCCTGCGATTATCAACAATGTTATCCACACAACGCGGCGCGCCATGACCGAGCAGCAAACCACCGGGGCCACGGCGATCCGGTCCGAACTGGTGCGCCTTCCGGCCAAGCCCGGCATCTATCGGATGCTCAACGGCAAGGGCGAGGTTCTCTACGTCGGCAAGGCCAAGAACCTGAAGAAGCGCGTTCACGCCTACACCCGGCCCGAACGGCAATCCTTGCGCATCCGGCGCATGATCGCGGAAACGCACGGCCTCGAGTTCGTCACCACCCACACCGAGGCCGAGGCCCTGCTGCTCGAGGCCAATCTCATCAAGCGCCACCGGCCGCGCTACAACATCCTGCTTCGCGACGACAAATCCTTTCCCTCGATCCTGATCGCGCGCGACCACCTGTTTCCCCAGGTGCTCAAGCATCGGGGCGCGCGCACGCGCAAGGGCGACTATTTCGGCCCGTTCGCCTCGGCCTGGGCGGTGAACGAAGCCCTTTCGTTCCTGCAACGGGCGTTTCTGCTGCGCTCGTGCCCCGATGCGGTGTTCGCCAACCGCCGGCGGCCGTGCCTCCTTCATCAGATCAAGCGCTGTTCGGCTCCTTGCGTCGGGCGCGTCACGGAAGCCGAATACGCCCGCCAAGTCGACGACGCCAAAGCCGTTCTGGCCGGGCGCAGCCGGGAAATTCAAGACAAGCTCGCAGGCCAAATGCAGGAGGCGAGCGATCGCACCGATTTCGAGGCAGCGGCCGAGTTGCGCGACCGCCTGCGCGCGCTGGCCCAGGTGCAGGCCAAGGCGCGCGTACACCTCTCCGTCGCGGCGGAAGCCGACGTGATCGCCGCCCACCAGGCGGGCGGCCAGACGTGCATCGAGGTTTTTTTCTTCCGTGCCGGCGCTAATTGGGGCGACCGGGCCTATTTCCCCGCCCACGGGCGCGAGGACGAGGCCCCGGCGGTGCTTGAGGCGTTTCTCGGGCAATTTTACGCGGCCCATCCGCCGCCCCGGCTGATCCTGCTCAGCCACCGCCTGCCGCACCGCGCGCTGGTGGCCGAGGCGCTCGCCCTTCGCGCCGGACACAAGGTCGAAGTCGAAACCCCGGCGCGGGGCGAGAAACGCGCGGCGGTCGAGCACGCGCTCGCCAACGCGCGCGAGGCGCTGACCCGGAAGCTCGCCGAAAATGCTTCCCAGCAAAAACTGCTCGGGGCAATGGCGGCGACATTCGGGCTGGACGCCCCGCCCGCACGCATCGAGGTCTACGACAACAGCCACACCCGCGGCACCGCCGCCGGTGGCGCCATGATCGTGGCGGGGCCGGAAGGATTCGTGAAAGGTGCCTATCGCAAGTTCAATATCAAATCCGAGGACCTTGCCCCCGGCGACGACTACGCCATGATGCGCGAAGTGTTGAGCCGCCGCTTCTCTCGCGCCCTCAAGGAGGACCCGGACCGCGCGTCGGGACAATGGCCGGATTTGGTGCTGCTCGACGGCGGCGCCGGGCAGTTGTCGGCGGCAAGCCAGGTTCTCGCCGATCTCGGGCTGGGTGACATCGCGCTCGCCGCCATCGCCAAGGGGCCCGACCGCAACGCCGGCCGCGAGCGCATTTTTATGCCGGGGCGCGAGCCGTTCCGGCTGGAGCCGCGCGATCCGGTATTGTATTTCATCGAGCGTCTGCGCGACGAAGCGCACCGCTTCGCGATCGGCGCCCATCGCGCTAGGCGCGGCAAGGCGCTCACGCGCTCGGCGCTCGACGAAATTCCCGGTATCGGCGCGCGGCGTAAGCGGGCGCTGCTGCACCATTTCGGCGCGGCCGAGGTGGTGTCCCGCGCGGGATTGGCGGATTTGGAGCGCGTGCCGGGCGTCAGCCGCGCGATCGCGCGTCGAATCTATGCCTGGTTTCACCCCGAGGGATAGGGTCTAAAATAGCGGGTAACCGGTATTCACCACTCTCCGAGCCGCGCGCCATGACGTTCAAGTTGCCCAACCTCCTGACCTATTCCCGCATCCTCGCCGTGCCGGTGGTGGTGGTGCTGATGCTGGTCGAACGTCCGCTCGGCAACTGGTTGGCGCTCGGGGTTTTCGTCGCGGCCGGGGTTACCGACATTCTCGACGGCCATCTCGCGCGCCGGTGGGGCCAGCAATCGAGTCTTGGGCGGATTCTCGATCCCATCGCCGACAAGCTCCTGGTCTCGGCGGTGCTGCTGATGCTGGTGGGTGTCGACACGTTGGGCGGACTGACGTTGCTGCCGGCGGCGATCATTCTTTGCCGCGAGATCCTGGTGTCCGGTTTGCGCGAATTCCTCGCCGATATCCGCGTCAGCGTGCCGGTCAGCCAGCTGGCCAAATGGAAAACGGGCCTGCAGATGGTGACGCTCGGATTCCTGATCGTCGGCGATGCCGGGCCGGAGTTCGGCCCTCTGTCCACGACCGAGATCGGCGTCCTCGGGCTTTGGGTTGCGGCGGTGCTGACCGTCGTTACCGGTTTCGATTACCTCATGGCCAGCCTTCGCCATCTCGGCGTCGTCTCCCGGCGGAAATCGCCGCAGGCCTCGGAGGGGCAATGAAGGTTTTCGGCCTCGCGGGCTGGAGCGGCAGCGGCAAGACCACCCTGGTGGTCAAGCTGCTGCCCGAATTGATCGGCCGGGGATTTTCCGTCTCCACCATCAAGCACACCCATCACAGCTTCGACATCGACAAGCCGGGCAAGGATTCGTACGAGCACCGTCTCGCCGGCGCCAACGAAGTGATGATTTCGTCGTCGGTGCGCTGGGCGCTGCTGCACGAATTGCGCGGCGAGCCGGAACCCGACCTCAAGGCGCTCATCGCCCGGATGAAGCCAGTCGACATTCTGCTGGTGGAAGGATTCAAGGCTTATCCCCATCCCAAGCTCGAAATCCACCGTCCGGCGCTCGGCAAGCCGCTGCTCTGCCTCAACGATCCGCACGTGGTGGCGGTGGCGAGCGACGCCTTGCCGCCCGACCTGCCGGTGCCGGGCTTCGCGCTCGACGACGTGGCCGGAATCGTCGACCACATTCTCGCCACCCTTCGGCTGGGGGCGCCGGTTCGTCATGGCGCAGCTTAAGGACGATTGCTTCGCCTTCGCGGGCGGACTGATCGCGCTGCCGGAGGCCGAGCGGACGCTGATGTCGCGAGTCGCGCCGGCGGCCGAAGCCGAGGAGGTTACGCTCGCGGCCGCGCTCGGGCGTATCCTCGCCGAGGACATCGCCGCGACCCGCGACGTGCCACCGCACGACAACGCCGCGGTCGACGGCTACGCGGTCTATGTCGCCGATCTCGATCCCAAGGGCGAAACACGCTTGCCCGTGACCGGACGAGTCACCGCCGGTCATCCGCTGGGGCGTCCCGCCAAACGGGGCGAAGCCATCCGCATCTTCACCGGCGCGCCGATTCCGTTCGGGGCTTCGGGCACGACCGCGGACGGACCGGACACGGTGTTCATGGAAGAAGACGTACGCGCCGAGGGGGGCGTAGCGTTCTTTCCGTCCGGCTTGAAGAAGGGTGCCAATCTCCGCAAGCGGGGCGAAGACATCAAACGGGGCGACGCCATCCTGCGTCGCGGCCGAAGGCTTCGGCCCCAGGACCTCGGCGTCGCCGCCTCGGTCGGCCGGGCGCGGCTTTCCGTCTACCGCCCGCTCAAGGC
This is a stretch of genomic DNA from Rhodospirillales bacterium. It encodes these proteins:
- a CDS encoding S41 family peptidase, which produces MNKTTFAAFALASWTIGSAWALPAVAEEPKNTPETYRLLNLFGDVFERARADYVDATTDEQMIEAAISGMLSALDPHSSYLNAKSFREMQVQTRGQFGGLGIQVTMENGLVKVISPIDDTPAARAGIEPNDIITHLDKEPVQGLTLEQAVEKMRGKIGTDIRLTVRRGTRDPFDVTLTRAVIQVDSVRARLEGNIGVIRISSFNEQTDKSLLKAIEKLRADAKPLQGVVLDLRNNPGGLLDQAVAVSDAFLDKGEIVSTRARKAEDIQRYNAKPGDVLGGLPMVVLINSGSASASEIVAGALQDHKRAILMGTKSFGKGSVQSIIPLAGHGAMRLTTARYYTPSGRSIQAKGIEPDIEVKQARIEETQAPARRGEADLRGALDAPKPEEKPADGKAPESKPESKPSDPAQPGQTPEAQDYQLRRALDLLRGLALFGAAPTSAPAAAPVKTRS
- a CDS encoding divergent polysaccharide deacetylase family protein, with product MAAPPKAKPRPKPEPEPEEDEADGEEKPKRRFDFRAFGRKVLGAKLGGKLFGPARPVPSEGEEEPEEEPDEREASADEDELDEDGAPKKKKKKGLTAVWRGLDKKKKIAVAGASGFLVLLMVAGGTWWALTPKPKVEAARPRLEVGARLQSALAPPSAEEEAPAAAKGKAAAKGGTGGGLNVLVSPQATGAMLAVPAVNQDAFARIPDRPSDPPLVPAPDIALVEQVSAGSLPRIGRDGRRPWQVYAGPGPAADDVRPRIAIIIGRLGLSRPSGIESIRRLPGVVTLAFDPTAKGIPDWISRSRQAGHEVLLIQPVRSVKFPIVDEGPAALQAALAPPENLKRLEQTLTRGAGYIGVITTPEGDLVVQEQALRPVMEELHKRGLMIVDGGGTQNTLVPRVATALGQPSAVVDVMIDAEPSRAAIDAKLAELETMARGGKAAVGFAQAYPVTLDRLAAWIPTLAGKGIALVPVSAVAGRQVR
- a CDS encoding RNA pyrophosphohydrolase, coding for MRTKKKRPYRKGARANLRAHRKDRPYRKGVGAVLFDKQGRVLVARRLDTRTAAWQLPQGGLDAGENPRRAVLRELAEEIGTSRARIIGEMRGWLAYDLPAPLAARSWGGRYRGQKQKWFALRFEGTDADIRLDAGGHPEFDAWKWIDLEKLPARIVAFKRPLYRALVEQFRRFAKPAKIVPARPKAKRRSRTPPRRLRR
- a CDS encoding DsrE family protein, with amino-acid sequence MKAIALATFLAFAILTLAGAARAENVDIFKGVTTAKVVWDVTQGDERRFNSQVALIGRTAESLRKKGITPDFVVTIRGPATKFVTKTLDKTNFEKDKDSIKNMAGAQDTIRKLRDGGVPVAVCAEAMKVQKVGLDNVQPFVVVADNVWENLIVLQNKGYAYIQVD
- a CDS encoding SDR family oxidoreductase — encoded protein: MKAALVTGAGRRIGRAIALALAETGWSIAIHYNRSAKDADETAAAIAARGGRAQTVQADLADEDATQSLVERAARAIGPLTLLVNNASIFENDLWDTVTRESWNQHVQVNLRAPFVLIQEFARRRPPGIPANVVNLIDERVWNPTPYFVSYTVSKMGLWGLTQTLALALAPEVRVNAIGPGPTLQSAHQTPEQFRRQWSMMPLRRPIEVDEICRALQFILDAPSMTGQMIALDGGQHLGWAQPGNATSPVD
- the folB gene encoding dihydroneopterin aldolase — protein: MTSETAKIVQLPRIADGRAGVRHVFVRDLVLFGSIGVHRHEREAEQRIRVNLDLAVSEGAEPVNDKLNNVICYEKIVTKVKAIVGRGHVNLVETLAEDIAAMCLADARVRSVRVRIEKLDIVPDAQSVGVEIERFNVPV
- the uvrC gene encoding excinuclease ABC subunit UvrC; translated protein: MTEQQTTGATAIRSELVRLPAKPGIYRMLNGKGEVLYVGKAKNLKKRVHAYTRPERQSLRIRRMIAETHGLEFVTTHTEAEALLLEANLIKRHRPRYNILLRDDKSFPSILIARDHLFPQVLKHRGARTRKGDYFGPFASAWAVNEALSFLQRAFLLRSCPDAVFANRRRPCLLHQIKRCSAPCVGRVTEAEYARQVDDAKAVLAGRSREIQDKLAGQMQEASDRTDFEAAAELRDRLRALAQVQAKARVHLSVAAEADVIAAHQAGGQTCIEVFFFRAGANWGDRAYFPAHGREDEAPAVLEAFLGQFYAAHPPPRLILLSHRLPHRALVAEALALRAGHKVEVETPARGEKRAAVEHALANAREALTRKLAENASQQKLLGAMAATFGLDAPPARIEVYDNSHTRGTAAGGAMIVAGPEGFVKGAYRKFNIKSEDLAPGDDYAMMREVLSRRFSRALKEDPDRASGQWPDLVLLDGGAGQLSAASQVLADLGLGDIALAAIAKGPDRNAGRERIFMPGREPFRLEPRDPVLYFIERLRDEAHRFAIGAHRARRGKALTRSALDEIPGIGARRKRALLHHFGAAEVVSRAGLADLERVPGVSRAIARRIYAWFHPEG
- the pgsA gene encoding CDP-diacylglycerol--glycerol-3-phosphate 3-phosphatidyltransferase: MTFKLPNLLTYSRILAVPVVVVLMLVERPLGNWLALGVFVAAGVTDILDGHLARRWGQQSSLGRILDPIADKLLVSAVLLMLVGVDTLGGLTLLPAAIILCREILVSGLREFLADIRVSVPVSQLAKWKTGLQMVTLGFLIVGDAGPEFGPLSTTEIGVLGLWVAAVLTVVTGFDYLMASLRHLGVVSRRKSPQASEGQ
- the mobB gene encoding molybdopterin-guanine dinucleotide biosynthesis protein B, translating into MKVFGLAGWSGSGKTTLVVKLLPELIGRGFSVSTIKHTHHSFDIDKPGKDSYEHRLAGANEVMISSSVRWALLHELRGEPEPDLKALIARMKPVDILLVEGFKAYPHPKLEIHRPALGKPLLCLNDPHVVAVASDALPPDLPVPGFALDDVAGIVDHILATLRLGAPVRHGAA